The Methylobacterium currus genome contains a region encoding:
- the paaK gene encoding phenylacetate--CoA ligase PaaK, whose product MLQIAPRKLARMVPEASELDRFETASRAELAAWQRERLRETLHHAYANVPHYRAAFDAAGVHPRDFSDLPDLARFPFTAKADLRANYPFGMFAVPREQVARIHASSGTTGKPTVVGYTKADIDIWADVVARSIRAAGGRPGMLIHVAYGYGLFTGGLGAHYGAERLGCTVIPMSGGMTERQVQLIQDFKPDIIMVTPSYMLAILDEFRRQGLDPRASSLKVGIFGAEPWTNAMRQEIEEAFDLHAVDIYGLSEVMGPGVASECVETKDGLHIWEDHFYPEIVDPRTGEVLPDGAEGELVFTSLTKQAMPVIRYRTRDLTRLLPGTARAMRRMEKITGRSDDMMIVRGVNVFPSQIEEKILTIPALSAHYQVVLSREGRLDTMTIRVEARPEADIADLREAAADRLCHAVKDTIGITATVEVLPSGGIERSLGKARRVIDQRPRD is encoded by the coding sequence ATGCTCCAGATCGCCCCCCGCAAGCTCGCCCGCATGGTGCCGGAGGCCTCCGAGCTCGACCGGTTCGAGACCGCCTCGCGGGCCGAGCTCGCCGCCTGGCAGCGCGAGAGGCTGCGCGAGACGTTGCATCACGCCTACGCCAACGTGCCCCATTACCGCGCCGCCTTCGACGCCGCCGGGGTGCACCCGCGCGACTTCTCCGACCTGCCCGACCTCGCCCGCTTCCCCTTCACCGCCAAGGCCGACCTGCGGGCGAACTATCCCTTCGGCATGTTCGCGGTGCCGCGCGAGCAGGTGGCGCGCATCCACGCCTCGTCGGGCACCACCGGCAAGCCGACTGTGGTCGGCTACACCAAGGCCGACATCGACATCTGGGCCGACGTGGTCGCGCGCTCGATCCGGGCGGCGGGCGGGCGGCCCGGGATGCTGATCCACGTCGCCTACGGCTACGGGCTGTTCACCGGGGGGCTCGGGGCCCATTACGGCGCCGAGCGCCTCGGCTGCACGGTGATCCCGATGTCGGGCGGGATGACCGAGCGCCAGGTCCAGCTGATCCAGGACTTCAAGCCCGACATCATCATGGTGACGCCGTCCTACATGCTGGCGATCCTCGACGAGTTCCGCCGCCAGGGGCTCGACCCGCGCGCCTCCTCGCTCAAGGTCGGCATCTTCGGGGCCGAGCCCTGGACCAACGCGATGCGCCAGGAAATCGAGGAGGCGTTCGACCTGCACGCCGTCGACATCTACGGGTTGTCGGAGGTGATGGGGCCGGGCGTGGCGAGCGAGTGCGTCGAGACGAAGGACGGGCTGCACATCTGGGAGGATCACTTCTACCCGGAGATCGTCGACCCGCGGACAGGCGAGGTCCTGCCGGACGGGGCGGAGGGCGAGCTGGTCTTCACCTCGCTCACCAAGCAGGCGATGCCGGTGATCCGCTATCGCACCCGCGACCTGACCCGGCTCCTCCCCGGCACCGCCCGGGCGATGCGGCGGATGGAAAAAATCACCGGGCGCTCCGACGACATGATGATCGTGCGCGGGGTCAACGTCTTCCCGAGCCAGATCGAGGAGAAGATCCTCACCATCCCGGCCCTTTCGGCCCATTACCAGGTGGTGCTCTCCCGCGAGGGCCGGCTCGACACCATGACGATCCGCGTCGAGGCGCGACCGGAGGCCGACATCGCCGATTTGCGCGAGGCCGCCGCCGACCGGCTCTGCCACGCGGTCAAGGACACGATCGGCATCACCGCCACGGTCGAGGTGCTGCCGTCGGGAGGCATCGAGCGCTCCCTCGGCAAGGCCCGCCGCGTCATCGACCAGCGCCCCCGGGACTAG
- a CDS encoding xanthine dehydrogenase family protein molybdopterin-binding subunit produces MDMSQPIGVTPLDTQPHGPVGQPIDRVDGPLKVTGQATYAYESREMTNPGYGFVVTATIAKGRIRDIDTATAERMPGVVHVLTHRNVPPQGEKKEQVGPLLADTEIRHWGQPVALVVAESFEEARAAAAAVRVTYDQEKGAYVLADALAEARKPEKARTPPDSSLGDFEAGFAAAPVRIDARYTTPVQSHAMMEPHATIAAWEGDKVTLITANQMPNRGQDALASIFRLPKDNVRLISRFIGGGFGGKLQPQADAILAALASKNLDGRPVKIALTRQQVFHVTTRRSDTVQRVRLGADRDGKLTAIAHESWSDTTPGDSFFETSANVTRSLYAAPNRLTAHRLASLNLPMASSMRAPGEAVGMLAFECAMDELAEALNLDPIELRIRNEPAQDPEKHVPFSTRQLVPCLREGARRFGWDQRSPKPGGIRDGQWMVGHGVSAAARLNPLQPAKARVRLDPDGTLTARMAMTDIGTGTYTILSQIAAEMLGVKVAQVKMILGDTADPASSGSGGSFGAASSGSALYMACEALRGQLLAKADLNPENAVFTDGRITSGNRSAALADLIGQGMEAEGEIKPGENEKKFSQYSYGAHFAEVGVDADTGEIRLRRMLGVFTGGRILNPKTARSQAIGGMVFGVGAALMEAIEVDPRYGTFVNHDLAEYHVPVHADLPEIDAVFLPELDDKANPLKSKGLGELGICGAGAAVANAVYNATGIRIRDYPLTLDKILEGLMARETGQRRA; encoded by the coding sequence ATGGATATGAGCCAGCCGATCGGCGTCACGCCCCTCGACACCCAACCTCACGGCCCGGTCGGGCAGCCGATCGACCGCGTCGACGGCCCCCTCAAGGTCACGGGCCAGGCCACTTACGCCTACGAGAGCCGGGAGATGACCAATCCCGGCTACGGCTTCGTCGTCACGGCGACGATCGCCAAGGGCCGCATCCGCGACATCGATACCGCGACCGCCGAGCGGATGCCGGGCGTGGTGCACGTGCTGACCCACCGCAACGTGCCGCCCCAGGGCGAGAAGAAGGAGCAGGTCGGCCCGCTCCTCGCCGACACCGAGATCCGGCATTGGGGCCAGCCGGTCGCCCTGGTGGTGGCGGAGAGCTTCGAGGAAGCCCGCGCCGCCGCCGCCGCCGTGCGCGTCACCTACGACCAGGAGAAGGGGGCTTACGTCCTCGCCGACGCGCTGGCTGAGGCGCGCAAGCCCGAGAAGGCGAGGACGCCGCCGGATTCGTCCCTCGGCGACTTCGAGGCCGGCTTCGCGGCGGCACCCGTCAGGATCGACGCGCGCTACACCACCCCGGTGCAGAGCCACGCGATGATGGAGCCCCACGCCACGATCGCGGCCTGGGAGGGTGACAAGGTCACGCTGATCACCGCCAACCAGATGCCGAATCGCGGCCAGGACGCCCTCGCCTCGATCTTCCGGCTGCCGAAGGACAACGTGCGGCTGATCAGCCGCTTCATCGGCGGCGGCTTCGGCGGCAAGCTCCAGCCGCAGGCCGACGCCATCCTGGCGGCCCTGGCCTCGAAGAACCTCGATGGCCGGCCGGTGAAGATCGCGCTCACCCGCCAGCAGGTCTTCCACGTCACGACCCGCCGCTCGGACACGGTGCAGCGGGTGCGCCTCGGCGCCGACCGCGACGGCAAGCTGACCGCCATCGCGCACGAATCCTGGTCCGACACGACGCCGGGCGACAGCTTCTTCGAGACCTCGGCCAACGTCACCCGCTCGCTCTACGCGGCCCCGAACCGCCTGACGGCGCACCGGCTGGCGTCGCTGAACCTGCCGATGGCCTCCTCGATGCGCGCCCCCGGCGAGGCGGTCGGCATGCTGGCCTTCGAATGCGCCATGGACGAGCTGGCGGAAGCGCTGAACCTCGATCCGATCGAGCTGCGCATCCGCAACGAGCCGGCCCAGGACCCCGAGAAGCACGTCCCGTTCTCGACCCGACAGCTCGTGCCCTGCCTGCGCGAGGGCGCGCGCCGCTTCGGCTGGGACCAGCGCAGCCCGAAGCCCGGCGGGATCCGAGACGGGCAATGGATGGTCGGCCACGGCGTCTCGGCCGCGGCGCGGCTCAATCCGCTCCAGCCGGCCAAGGCGCGGGTGCGCCTCGATCCCGACGGGACGCTGACGGCCCGGATGGCGATGACCGATATCGGCACCGGCACCTACACCATCCTGAGCCAGATCGCCGCCGAGATGCTCGGCGTGAAGGTCGCGCAGGTGAAGATGATTCTCGGGGACACCGCCGATCCGGCCTCCTCGGGCTCCGGCGGCTCGTTCGGCGCGGCCTCTTCGGGTTCGGCGCTCTACATGGCCTGCGAGGCCCTGCGCGGGCAGCTCCTGGCAAAGGCGGACCTGAACCCCGAGAACGCCGTCTTCACCGACGGGCGGATCACCTCGGGCAACCGCTCGGCGGCCTTGGCCGACCTCATCGGCCAGGGGATGGAGGCCGAGGGCGAGATCAAGCCGGGCGAGAACGAGAAGAAGTTCTCGCAATACTCCTACGGCGCCCACTTCGCCGAGGTCGGCGTCGATGCCGACACCGGCGAGATCCGCCTGCGGCGGATGCTCGGCGTCTTCACCGGCGGACGCATCCTCAACCCGAAGACCGCCCGCTCGCAGGCGATCGGCGGCATGGTGTTCGGCGTCGGCGCGGCCTTGATGGAGGCGATCGAGGTCGATCCGCGCTACGGCACCTTCGTCAACCACGACCTCGCCGAATATCACGTCCCGGTCCATGCCGACCTGCCGGAGATCGACGCGGTGTTCCTGCCCGAGCTCGACGACAAGGCGAACCCGCTGAAGAGCAAGGGCCTGGGCGAGCTCGGCATCTGCGGCGCGGGGGCGGCCGTGGCGAACGCGGTCTACAACGCCACCGGGATCCGGATCCGGGATTACCCGCTGACGCTGGACAAGATCCTGGAGGGGCTCATGGCGCGGGAGACCGGGCAGAGGCGGGCGTGA
- a CDS encoding TetR/AcrR family transcriptional regulator: MARTRANDYDDKRRAILDRSAELFAAHGYDRASMSRIAEACGVSKANLYHYYRDKDEILFDVIRLHLEELLEAVEAADRPGLAPEPRLRSLAGALLEAYRDADAQHKVQINHLGLLSPERQAEVKASERELVRLFSEAIAGVAPHLAGTALLKPVTMSFFGMVNWHYLWFRPGAGLTRADYADLVTRLIAEGARGIAGERAPEIRVVGG, encoded by the coding sequence ATGGCCCGCACCCGCGCCAACGACTACGACGACAAGCGCCGGGCGATCCTCGATCGCTCGGCCGAGCTCTTCGCCGCCCACGGCTACGACCGCGCCTCGATGAGCCGGATCGCCGAGGCCTGCGGCGTCTCGAAGGCGAACCTGTATCACTATTATCGCGACAAGGACGAGATCCTGTTCGACGTGATCCGGCTGCACCTCGAGGAGCTGCTGGAGGCCGTCGAGGCCGCCGACCGTCCGGGCCTCGCCCCGGAGCCGCGCCTGCGCAGCCTCGCGGGCGCGCTGCTCGAGGCGTATCGGGACGCCGACGCCCAGCACAAGGTGCAGATCAACCATCTGGGCCTGCTCTCGCCCGAGCGGCAGGCGGAGGTGAAGGCGAGCGAGCGCGAACTCGTGCGCCTGTTCTCCGAGGCGATCGCCGGGGTGGCGCCGCATCTGGCCGGCACGGCGTTGCTCAAGCCCGTGACCATGTCGTTCTTCGGCATGGTCAACTGGCACTATCTCTGGTTCCGGCCCGGAGCGGGGCTGACCCGGGCGGATTATGCGGACCTCGTCACGCGGCTGATCGCCGAGGGCGCGCGGGGGATCGCCGGGGAGCGGGCGCCGGAGATCAGGGTCGTGGGGGGGTGA
- a CDS encoding type III PLP-dependent enzyme — MTDRIRDFLRVRRELGRDEGPVMVLDLDVVRDNYTAFARALPDTRVFYAVKANPAPEVLRTLAEMGSCFDTASVVEIQMALSAGATADRVSFGNTIKKERCIARALQLGVRLFAVDCQAEVDKIARAADAVKVAREDVQVFCRILCDGAGAEWPLSRKFGCVPEMAVDVLEHAYRAGLNAYGVSFHVGSQQGNTEAWDGALASASMIFRECAIRGIHLSMVNLGGGFPTRYLKAVPGVESYGDAIFRALTKHFGNQLPETIIEPGRGMVGNAGMIEAEVVLVSQKSDAADEVRWVYLDIGKFGGLAETMDESIRYRILTDHDEDRTVPCVLAGPTCDSADVLYEKTPYPLPVSLAIGDKVLIEGAGAYTTTYAAVAFNGFPPLQSYVI; from the coding sequence ATGACCGATCGCATCCGCGATTTCCTGCGCGTGCGCCGCGAGCTCGGCCGGGACGAGGGTCCCGTGATGGTCCTCGACCTCGACGTCGTGCGCGACAACTACACCGCCTTCGCCCGTGCCCTGCCGGACACCCGCGTGTTCTACGCCGTCAAGGCGAACCCGGCTCCCGAGGTGCTGCGCACGCTCGCCGAGATGGGCTCCTGCTTCGACACCGCCTCGGTGGTTGAGATCCAGATGGCCCTGTCGGCCGGTGCCACCGCCGACCGCGTGTCGTTCGGCAACACCATCAAGAAGGAGCGCTGCATCGCCCGCGCCCTCCAGCTCGGCGTGCGGCTCTTCGCCGTCGACTGCCAGGCCGAGGTCGACAAGATCGCCCGCGCCGCCGATGCGGTCAAGGTCGCCCGCGAGGACGTGCAGGTGTTCTGCCGCATCCTGTGCGACGGCGCTGGCGCCGAGTGGCCGCTCTCGCGCAAGTTCGGCTGCGTGCCGGAAATGGCGGTGGACGTGCTCGAGCACGCCTACCGGGCGGGGCTCAACGCCTATGGCGTGTCGTTCCACGTCGGCTCGCAGCAGGGCAACACGGAAGCCTGGGACGGGGCGCTCGCCTCGGCCTCGATGATCTTCCGCGAATGCGCCATCCGCGGCATCCATCTCTCGATGGTGAACCTGGGCGGCGGCTTCCCAACCCGATACCTCAAGGCGGTGCCGGGCGTGGAGTCCTACGGCGACGCGATCTTCCGGGCGCTGACCAAGCATTTCGGCAACCAGCTGCCCGAGACGATCATCGAGCCGGGCCGCGGCATGGTCGGCAATGCCGGCATGATCGAGGCCGAGGTCGTCCTCGTCTCGCAGAAGTCCGACGCCGCGGACGAGGTGCGGTGGGTCTATCTCGACATCGGCAAGTTCGGCGGCCTCGCCGAGACGATGGACGAGTCGATCCGCTACCGCATCCTCACCGACCACGACGAGGACCGCACGGTGCCGTGCGTGCTGGCCGGTCCGACCTGCGACTCGGCCGACGTGCTCTACGAGAAGACCCCGTACCCGCTGCCGGTCTCGCTGGCGATCGGCGACAAGGTGCTGATCGAGGGCGCGGGCGCCTACACCACCACCTACGCGGCGGTGGCGTTCAACGGCTTCCCGCCGCTCCAGTCCTACGTGATCTGA
- a CDS encoding GNAT family N-acetyltransferase: MIQIRDERAADCVAREHLLDVCFGEARFTKTCERLREGRLPSDGLALVVEMDGRLVATVRLWDVEAGGTPALMLGPIAVDPALHGLGIGNRLMREALSRATALGHRAVILVGDAPYYARFGFTHERVGTLGLPGPYAPERFLALDLVPGALDGASGMVRATGQQVTSALPAEEFRVAA; this comes from the coding sequence GTGATCCAGATCCGCGACGAGCGCGCCGCCGATTGTGTCGCCCGCGAGCACCTGCTCGACGTCTGCTTTGGCGAGGCCCGCTTCACCAAGACCTGCGAGCGCCTGCGCGAGGGGCGCCTTCCGTCGGACGGCCTCGCCCTGGTGGTCGAGATGGACGGCCGCCTGGTCGCCACCGTGCGCCTGTGGGACGTCGAGGCAGGTGGAACACCCGCCCTGATGCTCGGCCCGATCGCCGTCGATCCGGCGCTCCACGGGCTCGGCATCGGCAACAGGCTGATGCGCGAGGCCCTGTCCCGCGCCACCGCGCTCGGCCACCGGGCCGTGATCCTGGTGGGCGACGCGCCCTACTACGCCCGCTTCGGCTTCACCCATGAGCGGGTCGGGACCCTGGGCCTGCCCGGCCCTTACGCGCCGGAGCGGTTCCTGGCCCTCGACCTCGTGCCGGGCGCGCTCGACGGCGCGAGCGGAATGGTGCGGGCGACCGGGCAGCAGGTGACGAGCGCCCTCCCGGCGGAGGAGTTCCGCGTCGCGGCGTGA
- a CDS encoding 2Fe-2S iron-sulfur cluster-binding protein — protein MDKSDTAPRPTRRSVLESGVAAAAVLGFAGPLRAATPPAQGTTPPALAPEPATPRMPVTLQVNGQARPLEVDPRTTLLDALRERIGLTGSKKGCDHGQCGACTVLVNGRRINSCLTLAVMHDGDEIRTIEGLAEGDHLHPLQAAFVKHDGFQCGYCTPGQICSAAGMLNEAKAGWPSTVTQDLTAKVALTDAEIRERMSGNICRCSAYPNIVAAIREAGGAATRL, from the coding sequence ATGGACAAGTCCGATACAGCGCCACGGCCGACGCGCCGGAGCGTTCTGGAGAGCGGCGTCGCCGCCGCGGCGGTGCTGGGCTTCGCGGGGCCGCTCCGGGCCGCGACCCCGCCGGCGCAAGGGACCACCCCGCCGGCGCTCGCCCCCGAGCCGGCGACGCCGCGCATGCCCGTGACCCTCCAGGTCAACGGCCAGGCCCGGCCCCTGGAGGTCGACCCGCGCACCACGCTTCTCGACGCCCTGCGCGAGCGCATCGGGCTCACCGGCTCGAAGAAGGGCTGTGACCACGGCCAGTGCGGCGCCTGCACGGTGCTGGTCAACGGCCGGCGGATCAATTCCTGCCTGACGCTCGCGGTGATGCACGACGGCGACGAGATCCGGACCATCGAGGGGCTGGCCGAGGGCGACCACCTGCACCCGCTCCAGGCCGCCTTCGTCAAGCATGACGGCTTCCAGTGCGGCTACTGCACCCCGGGCCAGATCTGCTCGGCGGCCGGGATGCTGAACGAGGCCAAGGCCGGCTGGCCCAGCACCGTCACGCAGGACCTGACCGCCAAGGTCGCCCTGACCGACGCGGAGATCCGCGAGCGGATGAGCGGCAACATCTGCCGCTGCTCGGCCTACCCGAACATCGTCGCGGCGATCCGCGAGGCCGGCGGCGCGGCGACGCGGCTCTGA
- a CDS encoding FAD binding domain-containing protein, whose protein sequence is MKAFTYERPATVTEAAKAVAGQPNARFIAGGTNLLDLMKLQIETPAHLVDVNRLPLDRIEATSDGGLRIGAMVRNSDLAADERVRRDYGVLSRALLAGASGQLRNKATTAGNLLQRTRCPYFYDTAMPCNKRQPGSGCSAIGGFNRILAVVGTSEHCIATHPSDMAVAMRALDATVETVTPEGAERMIPIAELHRLPGDTPQIETNLKPGEIITAVTLPAPVKGRHVYRKVRDRASYAFALVSVAAVIEAEGSKVRSARLAFGGLAHKPWRVEEAEAALVREGVGAAGEAALKGARGYGANDFKIPLAKRTLAAAVAEAMRA, encoded by the coding sequence ATGAAGGCTTTCACCTACGAGCGTCCCGCGACCGTGACCGAGGCCGCCAAGGCCGTGGCCGGCCAGCCCAATGCCCGCTTCATCGCCGGGGGCACCAACCTCCTCGACCTGATGAAGCTGCAGATCGAGACGCCGGCCCACCTCGTCGACGTCAACCGCCTGCCCCTCGACCGGATCGAGGCGACATCCGACGGGGGCCTGCGCATCGGCGCGATGGTCCGCAATTCCGATCTCGCCGCCGACGAGCGGGTGCGGCGCGATTACGGCGTGCTCTCCCGTGCCCTGCTCGCCGGCGCCTCGGGCCAGCTGCGCAACAAGGCGACCACCGCCGGCAACCTGCTGCAACGCACCCGCTGCCCGTACTTCTATGACACGGCGATGCCGTGCAACAAACGCCAGCCCGGCTCCGGCTGCTCGGCGATCGGAGGGTTCAACCGCATCCTGGCGGTGGTCGGAACCTCCGAGCACTGCATCGCCACCCACCCCTCCGACATGGCGGTCGCCATGCGGGCGCTCGACGCCACGGTCGAGACGGTGACGCCGGAAGGCGCGGAGCGGATGATCCCGATCGCCGAGCTGCACCGCTTGCCTGGCGACACGCCGCAGATCGAGACGAACCTCAAGCCCGGCGAGATCATCACCGCCGTGACCCTGCCGGCGCCGGTGAAGGGCCGCCACGTCTACCGCAAGGTGCGCGACCGCGCGTCCTATGCCTTCGCCCTCGTCTCGGTGGCGGCGGTGATCGAGGCGGAGGGCAGCAAGGTGCGCTCGGCCCGCCTCGCCTTCGGCGGCCTCGCCCACAAGCCCTGGCGGGTGGAGGAGGCGGAAGCGGCTTTGGTGCGCGAGGGCGTCGGAGCCGCCGGGGAGGCGGCGCTGAAGGGAGCCCGCGGCTACGGCGCCAACGACTTCAAGATCCCGCTCGCCAAGCGCACCCTCGCGGCCGCTGTCGCCGAGGCGATGCGCGCCTGA
- a CDS encoding glucan biosynthesis protein produces the protein MFRTTMTLAPSRRALLAGLLSSAALSRVASAQVGPTQPGPSALPPPDPGPAPSGPSRFRFDEVVRRARALAGVPFEATIAPLPAPLASLDYDAWRDIRFRPDKALLGDQDGPFRLQLFHLGFLYTRPVTVNVVRDGVPTPIPYQPGLFDYGRTTIDKPLPVNLGFAGFRLHYPLNKPGVLDELISFLGASYYRFLGRDQLYGLSARGLAVNVESVGGPEEFPVFREFWIEMPPKGADRAVIYALLDGPSCTGAFQFLVYPGDETVVDVRCSLHPRRELATVGIAPLTSMFFIGENDRHHSDDYRPELHDSDGLLMQSGGGEWIWRPLRNPKERWISAFEDRNPKGFGLMQRDRVFEDYQDLEAFYHRRPGYWVEPQGEWGEGTVRLVELPTENETHDNIVASWQPKQPYKPGEAVELSYKIRALAETDDLHPGGRVVNTYVARATASGGTADASEPRTRRFLVDFSGGDLAYWLTDPKAVEIVPSTTQGKITAISLVPNLHVKGFRAAIDVRLDQAGQSTELRAFLRARGQTLTETWTYPWKAA, from the coding sequence ATGTTCCGGACCACCATGACCCTCGCACCCTCGCGCCGCGCGCTCCTCGCCGGCCTGCTCTCCTCCGCCGCCCTCAGCCGGGTAGCCTCCGCCCAGGTCGGGCCGACCCAGCCCGGCCCGAGCGCCCTGCCGCCGCCGGACCCGGGACCGGCCCCGTCCGGCCCGTCGCGCTTCCGCTTCGACGAGGTGGTGCGCCGGGCGCGCGCCCTCGCGGGTGTGCCGTTCGAGGCCACGATCGCGCCGCTGCCGGCGCCGCTCGCCTCGCTCGACTACGACGCCTGGCGCGACATCCGCTTCCGGCCCGACAAGGCGCTGCTCGGTGACCAGGACGGGCCGTTCCGGCTCCAGCTGTTCCATCTCGGCTTCCTCTACACCCGCCCGGTCACCGTGAACGTGGTGCGGGACGGAGTGCCGACGCCGATCCCCTACCAGCCCGGCCTGTTCGATTACGGCCGCACCACCATCGACAAGCCGCTGCCGGTCAATCTCGGCTTCGCGGGCTTCCGGCTGCATTACCCGCTCAACAAGCCCGGCGTGCTCGACGAGCTGATCTCGTTCCTGGGCGCCAGCTACTACCGCTTCCTCGGCCGCGACCAGCTCTACGGGCTCTCGGCCCGGGGCCTCGCGGTGAACGTCGAGAGCGTCGGCGGGCCGGAGGAATTCCCGGTCTTCCGCGAGTTCTGGATCGAGATGCCGCCGAAAGGCGCCGACCGGGCGGTGATCTACGCCCTGCTCGACGGGCCGTCCTGCACCGGGGCGTTCCAGTTCCTGGTCTATCCGGGCGACGAGACGGTCGTCGACGTGCGCTGCTCGCTGCATCCGCGCCGGGAACTGGCGACGGTCGGCATCGCGCCTCTGACCTCGATGTTCTTCATCGGCGAGAACGACCGCCACCACTCGGACGATTACCGTCCCGAGCTGCACGATTCCGACGGGCTCCTGATGCAGTCCGGCGGCGGCGAGTGGATCTGGCGCCCCTTGCGCAACCCGAAGGAGCGCTGGATCTCCGCCTTCGAGGACCGCAACCCGAAGGGTTTCGGGCTGATGCAGCGCGACCGGGTGTTCGAGGATTACCAGGACCTCGAGGCGTTCTACCACCGCCGCCCGGGCTACTGGGTCGAGCCGCAGGGCGAGTGGGGCGAGGGCACGGTGCGCCTCGTCGAGCTGCCGACCGAGAACGAGACCCACGACAACATCGTGGCCTCCTGGCAGCCGAAGCAGCCCTACAAGCCCGGCGAGGCGGTGGAGCTGTCCTACAAGATCCGGGCGCTCGCCGAGACCGACGACCTGCATCCCGGCGGCCGGGTGGTGAACACCTACGTGGCCCGTGCCACGGCGAGCGGCGGCACCGCCGATGCGAGCGAGCCGCGCACGCGGCGCTTCCTCGTCGACTTCTCGGGCGGCGACCTCGCCTACTGGCTCACCGACCCGAAGGCGGTCGAGATCGTGCCCTCGACCACGCAGGGCAAGATCACCGCGATCTCGCTGGTGCCCAACCTGCACGTGAAGGGCTTTCGCGCGGCGATCGACGTCCGGCTCGACCAGGCCGGGCAATCGACCGAGTTGCGCGCTTTCCTGCGTGCCCGCGGCCAGACCCTGACCGAGACCTGGACCTATCCGTGGAAGGCCGCGTGA
- a CDS encoding urease accessory protein UreF — MGTDIILATRTTIPMAERIPYALVLLAWLSPGYPVGAYAYSHGLEWAVEAGDVRDEVSLRDWLADVLEHGAGRSDAILAAHAHAAAAAGDAEALVAVNDLALALSPSRELHLETSQQGRSFLDATRAAWDVPRLADIAPHLDGPVAYPVAVGAAAGAHGLDCGTVLAAYLAAFLQNLVSASLRLAPVGQTAGTRVVAALMPRAASLAHAVQGMPLDEAGTATVRLDLGSFRHETQYTRIFRS; from the coding sequence ATGGGCACGGACATCATCCTGGCCACCCGCACGACCATTCCCATGGCTGAGCGGATCCCGTACGCCCTGGTGCTGCTCGCCTGGCTCTCTCCCGGCTATCCGGTGGGAGCCTATGCCTATTCGCACGGGCTCGAATGGGCCGTCGAGGCCGGCGACGTGCGCGACGAGGTGTCCCTTCGGGACTGGCTCGCCGACGTGCTGGAGCACGGCGCCGGCCGAAGCGACGCGATCCTGGCCGCCCATGCCCACGCGGCGGCCGCAGCGGGCGACGCCGAGGCGCTCGTCGCCGTGAACGACCTCGCCCTGGCGCTCAGTCCCTCGCGGGAGCTGCATCTCGAGACCAGCCAGCAGGGCCGCTCGTTCCTCGACGCGACCCGCGCCGCCTGGGACGTACCGCGCCTCGCGGACATCGCCCCCCATCTCGACGGGCCGGTAGCCTACCCGGTCGCGGTCGGCGCGGCGGCGGGCGCCCACGGGCTCGATTGCGGCACGGTGCTGGCGGCCTATCTGGCGGCCTTCCTGCAGAACCTCGTCTCGGCGTCGTTGCGCCTCGCCCCCGTCGGCCAGACCGCCGGCACGCGGGTCGTGGCCGCGCTGATGCCCCGGGCCGCGTCCCTGGCGCACGCCGTGCAGGGAATGCCCCTCGACGAGGCCGGAACCGCCACCGTGCGGCTCGACCTCGGCTCGTTCCGGCACGAGACGCAGTATACGCGGATATTCCGGTCGTAA
- a CDS encoding GNAT family N-acetyltransferase gives MSGHPTRSPAVTIRPALREDLDALMALEVAAFATDRAERRAIRHAIGSASISLLVALDGAVLVGAATIERRRGSRHARLSSIAVAPSRAGTGLGRVLLEAAEAEALARGCETLRLEVREDNGAGIRLYERSGYRRFETVEDCYADGTTAWRYEKNLGEGEGG, from the coding sequence GTGAGCGGTCATCCCACCCGGTCGCCGGCCGTCACGATCCGGCCGGCGCTCCGTGAAGACCTCGACGCCCTGATGGCCCTCGAGGTCGCGGCCTTCGCCACCGACCGGGCGGAGCGCCGGGCGATCCGCCACGCCATCGGCTCAGCCTCGATCTCGCTCCTCGTCGCCCTCGACGGCGCGGTGCTGGTCGGAGCCGCCACGATCGAGCGCCGCCGCGGCAGCCGCCACGCCCGCCTGTCCTCGATCGCCGTGGCGCCGAGCCGGGCCGGGACCGGCCTCGGCCGGGTGCTGCTCGAGGCCGCCGAGGCCGAGGCCCTGGCCCGGGGCTGTGAGACTCTGCGCCTGGAAGTCCGCGAGGATAACGGCGCCGGCATCCGCCTCTACGAGCGCAGCGGCTATCGCCGCTTCGAGACCGTAGAGGACTGTTATGCGGACGGCACCACCGCCTGGCGCTACGAGAAGAACCTCGGCGAGGGGGAGGGCGGCTGA